The Chryseobacterium sp. JV274 sequence GGCTCTTTATGAAGATATTAATGGTAATCCAACTGAAACTATTAATAACACAACAGATGCAAGAGCTACAGGTAAGAATATGTTCCCTGTGTGGAGTGGAGGATTTGGTTTCAACTTTGAGTATAAAGGTGTTTTTGTTGATGCTCACTTTACCTATCAAGCAGATGTTTGGAAATATGATAATGCGATGGCATGGTTATATGATCCATCAAGTATTGGTACTTGGAACCAGTCAGCAGATATGCTTAATGCCTGGTCTCCTACTAACTTGAACGGAGATATTCCTTCTTTAACAGCAACCAATCTTCAGTTAGCTGATTATTCAGATAGATTTTTAAAAGACGCATCATTCGTAAGATTAAAGAATCTTTCCGTTGGATATAGTTTACCAAAATCAGTTCTTCAAAATACCTTTGTTAGAGGTATGAAGGTATTTGTTCAAGCTGAAAACTTACTTACATGGACAAAATGGAGAGGATATGATCCAGAACCAAATTTTGCATATTCTTTATCGGTTTATCCAAATATGAAAACAGTGAGTTTAGGTGCAAATATTGAATTTTAAAAAAAAGTTATAAAATGAAAAAAATCAAATATTTAATATATGGTGTTGCGATAGCTTTCTCTCTGTCATCTTGTAAGGATGCAATTGATATCGTACAAGATGGAGAATTGACGGAACAGGTAGCACTTCAAAGGGTTTCCGATTTAAGATCTTTTTTAAATGGAAATATATATACTTCATATGACACTGGCAATGAAATACAATTAACATCGGCATTTACTGATGAAGTAGGTATTACACCAGGAAACTCAGGTTGGTATTTTGCTGAGCACAGATATATTTTAAATAGTGCTACTGCACAGGTAACAGGCGTTTGGGTAAACAGCTATCTTACAATTAACCGTGTTAACAGGCTGTTGAGAGCTGCCACTACGATAACTCCAAAATCAGGTGAAGAAGCAGAGTATAACTCTATTTTAGCTGAAGCAAGGACTATGAGAGCACTCGCGTATTTAAGATTAGAATCTTATTTTACTACAAATATGGCTGATGATAGTGCATTAGGTGTAATTTGGGTAGAAGGAGTTCCTGAAATTGATTCTCAACTTCCAAGAGTAACTAATGGAGAAATTTATGCTAAGATTGAGAGTGATCTAAATTTTGCTGAAACGAATCTTAAACCTGGAAATTCATACTTTTTTGTAACAAATAATCTAATTAATGCTATTAGAGCTAGAATGTATTCATACAGAGAAAAGTATACACTAGCAAAACAGTATGCACAAGCTGTTATTAATGCAGGTGGAGCATTAACTATAGCAACCCCTATGCCTGCAAATCCGGGAAGTACTGCATTCAATTCAGCTTTCTATTCAGCTTCAACTGCAAACCCATATAGAAAAATGTGGGTAGATGCAGCTCAAGGAGAAACTATTTTTGCACTTAGTAGACCTTCAGCAGGCTCTTGGAGCAATGTGGCAAATCTTTTTACTACTAATACCACGGATCTTAATGGTTCTCCTTTATTAGATATGGGACGGAACTTATTTAATTTAATGGATCCTGCTTATGATGTTAGAAGATGGGCATTTATTGATCCTACTTCTTTAGTTAGTGCAACATATGATACAGATGCAGACTACAGATTTACGGATGTCTTGGTTATCGATAAATACCCGGGTAAAGGTAATACACCGCTTAGAAATGATTTGAAAATATTCAGACTTTCTGAAATGTACTTAATCCTTGCTGAGGCTGCAGTTGCAGAAAATAATTTAACTGATGCAGCTCTGAATGTTAAGAAAGTAAGGGATGCAAGAAGATTTGCTGGTACAGCACCTGCATTATCTTATTCCTCTCAAAAAGAAGCTTACCGTGATATATTAAAAGAGAGACGAGTTGAGTTTTGTTTTGAAGGCTTTAGGTATGTTGACTTAAGAAGATTAGGTAAAGCTAATAAAGCAGATATAAGCATTGATAGAAGTCATACAGATGATATTGTAAGCACACCTCTTACTTTAAGTATTACGGATTACAGATGGACATTTCCTATCCCACAATCTGAAGTATTAGGTAACCCGTCTATTGTTC is a genomic window containing:
- a CDS encoding RagB/SusD family nutrient uptake outer membrane protein — encoded protein: MKKIKYLIYGVAIAFSLSSCKDAIDIVQDGELTEQVALQRVSDLRSFLNGNIYTSYDTGNEIQLTSAFTDEVGITPGNSGWYFAEHRYILNSATAQVTGVWVNSYLTINRVNRLLRAATTITPKSGEEAEYNSILAEARTMRALAYLRLESYFTTNMADDSALGVIWVEGVPEIDSQLPRVTNGEIYAKIESDLNFAETNLKPGNSYFFVTNNLINAIRARMYSYREKYTLAKQYAQAVINAGGALTIATPMPANPGSTAFNSAFYSASTANPYRKMWVDAAQGETIFALSRPSAGSWSNVANLFTTNTTDLNGSPLLDMGRNLFNLMDPAYDVRRWAFIDPTSLVSATYDTDADYRFTDVLVIDKYPGKGNTPLRNDLKIFRLSEMYLILAEAAVAENNLTDAALNVKKVRDARRFAGTAPALSYSSQKEAYRDILKERRVEFCFEGFRYVDLRRLGKANKADISIDRSHTDDIVSTPLTLSITDYRWTFPIPQSEVLGNPSIVQNPGY